From one Aquicella siphonis genomic stretch:
- a CDS encoding valine--tRNA ligase: protein MEKIYNPQAMEQRWYRHWEAKAYFAPSGTGAPYSIMLPPPNVTGSLHMGHGFGFTLIDVLIRYHRMCGMNTLWQTGTDHAGIATQMVVERKLNLEGKTRHDLGRDAFVEKIWEWKNESGGNISRQLRRLGASMDWSRERFTMDEGLSHAVREVFIRLYEEGLIYRGKRLVNWDPVLLTAISDLEVVNQEEDGSLWHIRYPLVDAKEYLVVATTRPETLLGDVAVAVHPDDERYRHFIGRQVHLPLADKTIPVIADTYVDPLFGTGCVKITPAHDFNDHAVGARHHLEPVNIFTPTAHMNENVPDIYQGLDRFKAREQIVRDLETQGLLEKIEKHKLKVPRGDRSNAVIEPYLTYQWYVKSKVLAEPAIRAVENGDVKFVPENWNKTYYQWMHNIEDWCISRQLWWGHRIPVWYDEDGEAYVGHDEGDARKRNNLEADIPLRQDEDVLDTWFSAALWPFSSLGWPAQTNDLKTFFPTNVLVTGFDIIFFWVARMIMMSLKFTGQVPFREVYITGLIRDSEGHKMSKSKGNVLDPIDLIDGISLDELVNKRTYGLMQPAMAQKIEKATRKEFPDGIPGHGTDALRFTFCSVASYTREIRFDTNRLGGYRNFCNKLWNASRYVMMNTEGQDTGLGGAPMTLSLPDRWIISRLQHVIRDAHEQMKQYRFDLYAQTLYDFTWNEFCDWYLELSKPILTSSGSTPDMLRGTRHTLANVLESILRLLHPITPFITEEIWQRLKHLTGRQGETIMLETYPQYHHSLLDEEAAKQIEWLKSVIIAIRTIRSEMNIAPGKLLRVLLRKGSQTDRVNYDGHRHLLFTLAKIERCDWIPDHEAPPQSATAFVGELEIFIPMAGFINKEEEAARLNREIARLEKDLSLIQNKLQNPQFVDKAPAEVVTKERSRQNEIEIALKKLRGQLEQVMAF, encoded by the coding sequence ATCGAAAAAATCTATAATCCCCAGGCGATGGAACAGCGCTGGTATCGCCACTGGGAAGCCAAAGCTTACTTCGCTCCTTCGGGAACGGGCGCACCCTACTCCATCATGCTGCCGCCGCCCAATGTGACCGGAAGCCTGCACATGGGTCACGGATTTGGTTTTACACTGATTGACGTTCTGATTCGATATCACCGCATGTGCGGGATGAATACACTTTGGCAAACAGGCACGGATCACGCAGGTATCGCCACTCAAATGGTCGTGGAAAGAAAACTGAATCTTGAAGGCAAAACACGTCATGATCTGGGTCGGGACGCCTTTGTGGAAAAAATTTGGGAATGGAAAAATGAGTCCGGAGGAAATATTTCCCGCCAGCTTCGCCGCCTGGGCGCTTCCATGGATTGGTCACGTGAACGTTTTACCATGGATGAAGGACTCTCACACGCGGTCAGGGAAGTATTTATCCGCCTCTATGAGGAAGGCCTGATTTACAGAGGCAAACGGCTTGTCAATTGGGACCCGGTCTTGCTGACCGCCATTTCGGATCTTGAAGTCGTGAACCAGGAAGAAGACGGCAGTCTCTGGCATATCCGTTATCCTCTTGTTGATGCGAAGGAGTATCTTGTTGTTGCCACGACGCGCCCGGAAACTCTGCTGGGTGATGTCGCGGTCGCCGTCCACCCTGATGATGAACGATACCGGCATTTCATAGGCAGACAAGTGCACCTGCCGCTTGCCGACAAAACCATTCCAGTCATCGCGGATACCTACGTTGACCCTCTGTTTGGGACCGGCTGCGTCAAAATCACGCCAGCGCATGACTTTAACGATCACGCTGTCGGCGCCCGTCATCATCTGGAACCCGTCAACATATTCACTCCCACGGCACACATGAATGAAAATGTACCGGATATTTATCAGGGTCTTGACCGCTTCAAGGCCCGTGAACAGATAGTCAGGGATCTGGAAACACAAGGGCTGCTGGAAAAAATTGAAAAACATAAACTGAAAGTTCCCCGCGGCGACCGCTCCAATGCCGTGATTGAACCCTATCTCACCTATCAGTGGTATGTAAAATCAAAAGTACTGGCTGAGCCCGCCATCCGCGCAGTTGAAAACGGTGACGTGAAATTTGTGCCCGAAAACTGGAACAAGACTTATTATCAATGGATGCACAACATCGAAGACTGGTGCATCAGCCGGCAGCTCTGGTGGGGTCACCGCATTCCAGTCTGGTATGATGAAGACGGCGAAGCCTACGTAGGCCACGACGAAGGCGATGCGCGCAAACGTAATAACCTGGAGGCGGATATTCCGCTCAGACAGGATGAAGACGTTCTTGATACCTGGTTTTCTGCCGCACTGTGGCCGTTTTCTTCTCTGGGGTGGCCCGCCCAAACAAACGATTTAAAAACATTTTTCCCTACCAATGTTTTGGTTACGGGATTTGACATCATCTTTTTCTGGGTCGCCAGAATGATCATGATGAGTCTCAAATTCACCGGACAAGTACCGTTTCGGGAAGTGTACATCACCGGTTTGATACGTGATTCAGAAGGTCACAAGATGTCAAAATCCAAAGGCAACGTTCTCGATCCAATTGATTTGATAGACGGCATCAGCCTGGATGAATTAGTCAATAAGCGCACGTACGGACTCATGCAGCCCGCGATGGCGCAAAAAATTGAAAAAGCCACACGCAAGGAATTTCCTGACGGCATTCCTGGTCATGGCACGGACGCGCTACGTTTTACCTTTTGCTCCGTCGCCTCCTATACGCGGGAAATTCGCTTCGACACTAACAGACTGGGCGGTTATCGTAATTTTTGCAATAAGCTCTGGAATGCTTCCCGCTATGTCATGATGAATACGGAGGGACAGGATACCGGGTTGGGCGGCGCGCCCATGACCTTGTCGCTTCCTGACCGCTGGATCATTTCAAGATTGCAGCATGTCATCAGGGACGCGCATGAACAGATGAAGCAATATCGTTTTGACCTATACGCGCAGACGCTTTACGATTTCACCTGGAATGAGTTTTGTGACTGGTATCTGGAGTTATCCAAACCCATTCTGACTTCTTCTGGCAGTACACCGGACATGCTGCGCGGAACCAGGCATACGTTGGCCAACGTTCTGGAGTCTATTCTGCGCCTGCTGCATCCCATTACACCTTTCATCACGGAAGAAATCTGGCAGCGTCTCAAGCATCTGACAGGGCGCCAAGGTGAGACCATCATGCTGGAAACTTACCCGCAATACCATCACTCCCTGCTGGATGAAGAAGCCGCGAAACAAATAGAATGGTTGAAAAGCGTGATTATCGCCATCCGCACGATACGCAGCGAAATGAATATTGCGCCAGGCAAATTATTGCGCGTGCTGTTGCGAAAAGGATCACAAACTGATCGTGTCAATTACGACGGCCATCGACATCTTTTGTTTACACTTGCAAAAATTGAACGTTGCGACTGGATACCGGATCATGAAGCACCGCCGCAATCCGCGACAGCCTTTGTGGGAGAATTGGAAATATTCATCCCCATGGCAGGCTTCATCAATAAAGAGGAAGAAGCGGCGCGCCTCAACCGGGAAATCGCCAGACTGGAAAAAGATTTGTCCCTTATTCAGAATAAACTGCAAAATCCGCAATTTGTAGATAAAGCGCCCGCGGAAGTCGTGACCAAAGAACGAAGCCGTCAGAATGAAATTGAAATAGCGCTGAAAAAACTACGCGGCCAGCTGGAACAAGTCATGGCTTTCTAA
- a CDS encoding DNA polymerase III subunit chi: MKIEFYVLETASSQKSLYFACQLLEKIYSIESRKILVRTQTRDEAVRFDALLWTYRDDSFLPHHVYDPAVQDHPAILITDGTAPAVHQDILMNLGEDIPAFHNQFQQIIEIVFSDPHVQQLARARYKQYRQLGYDINTIKLKASES, translated from the coding sequence ATGAAAATTGAATTTTATGTGCTCGAAACCGCCAGCAGTCAAAAATCACTGTATTTTGCCTGTCAACTGCTGGAAAAGATTTATTCCATCGAGTCCAGAAAGATATTGGTGCGCACCCAGACCCGCGATGAAGCCGTTCGCTTTGATGCCTTGCTCTGGACTTATCGGGATGATAGTTTTCTGCCGCATCATGTTTATGATCCGGCAGTTCAGGATCATCCAGCCATTCTTATTACCGATGGGACCGCGCCAGCAGTTCACCAGGATATCCTGATGAATCTGGGCGAAGACATCCCCGCATTCCATAACCAATTCCAGCAGATAATAGAAATTGTGTTTAGCGACCCGCATGTGCAACAATTGGCGCGGGCGCGATACAAACAGTATCGCCAGCTGGGATATGACATTAATACCATCAAATTAAAAGCAAGCGAATCATGA